One part of the Polycyclovorans algicola TG408 genome encodes these proteins:
- the lon gene encoding endopeptidase La produces MPSFSDRCAPILPLRDVVVFPHMAIPLFVGREKSIKALSAAMQDDKRILLLAQRTPDVDDPGPDDLYTVGTLASILQMLKLPDGTVKVLVEGVRRAEITQWRDDELFLVADCTPLSEETADDDRSPEIDALMRSTLSQFEQYAKLNKKIPAELLPSLASMDAPGRLADTIAAHLSLKLEDKQSVLELDDARTRLEYVLGQLDGEIDVMQIEKKIRGRVKQQMEKNQREYYLNEQMKAIQKEMGESEDGPSEQEELAERIEKAGMSKEARTKARAEFAKLKMMPPMSAEATVVRNYLDTLLQVPWKKRSKSVIDLAACQAKLDEDHYGLEKVKERIVEYLAVQSRVKKVKGPILCLVGPPGVGKTSLGRSIADSVNRKFTRMALGGVRDEAEIRGHRRTYIGSMPGKIVQNLSKVGTKNPLFLLDEIDKMSTDFRGDPSSALLEVLDPEQNKAFQDHYLEVDIDLSDVMFVATANTLNIPGPLLDRMEIIRLPGYTEDEKVAIAMQYLLPKQIRENGLKDKELVLGEKAIRHVVRTYTREAGVRKLEQQIGKICRKVVKQLLQEPAKKKISVTEKTLEKFLGVEPYRYGRAEEKNQVGQVTGLAWTEVGGELLTIEAALSPGKGKLIQTGSLGTVMQESIQAALTVVRSRGHLLGIDPLFNEKSDLHVHVPEGATPKDGPSAGVAMCTALVSALTKIPVRADVAMTGEITLRGEILPIGGLKEKLLAAQRGGIRTVLIPHENVKDLSEIPDTVKAALRIEPVRWIEEALRFALERMPEALPEPVIPAADNDAGTGTARAH; encoded by the coding sequence GTGCCGTCCTTCTCTGACCGTTGCGCTCCGATTCTGCCGCTACGCGACGTTGTGGTCTTTCCGCACATGGCCATCCCGCTGTTTGTCGGGCGCGAAAAGTCGATCAAGGCACTCAGTGCTGCCATGCAGGACGACAAGCGCATTCTCCTGCTCGCACAACGAACACCCGATGTCGACGATCCGGGACCGGACGATCTCTACACCGTCGGCACGCTGGCCAGCATTCTGCAGATGCTCAAGCTGCCGGACGGCACCGTGAAGGTGTTGGTCGAGGGGGTGCGTCGCGCCGAGATCACCCAGTGGCGAGACGATGAACTCTTTTTGGTGGCCGACTGCACACCGCTGAGCGAAGAAACCGCAGACGACGACCGCTCGCCCGAAATTGACGCGTTGATGCGCTCAACGCTGTCGCAATTTGAGCAGTACGCCAAGCTCAACAAGAAAATTCCGGCCGAACTGCTGCCATCGCTGGCGAGCATGGACGCGCCCGGCCGCCTGGCCGACACCATCGCCGCCCATCTGTCGCTGAAGCTCGAAGACAAGCAATCGGTGCTTGAGCTCGACGACGCGCGGACCCGGCTCGAATACGTGCTGGGCCAGCTCGACGGCGAAATCGACGTGATGCAGATCGAAAAGAAGATCCGCGGCCGCGTCAAACAGCAGATGGAGAAGAACCAGCGCGAGTACTACCTGAATGAACAGATGAAGGCCATTCAGAAGGAAATGGGCGAGTCTGAAGATGGCCCTTCCGAGCAGGAAGAACTGGCCGAGCGCATCGAAAAGGCGGGCATGTCGAAGGAGGCCCGCACCAAGGCGCGTGCCGAGTTCGCCAAGCTGAAGATGATGCCGCCGATGTCGGCCGAGGCCACCGTGGTGCGCAACTACCTCGACACCCTGCTGCAAGTGCCGTGGAAGAAGCGCTCGAAAAGCGTCATTGATCTCGCCGCGTGCCAGGCGAAACTTGATGAAGATCACTACGGCCTGGAGAAGGTCAAAGAACGCATCGTCGAATACCTTGCGGTGCAAAGCCGTGTGAAAAAAGTCAAGGGTCCGATCCTCTGCTTGGTGGGGCCACCGGGCGTGGGTAAAACCTCACTGGGCCGCTCCATCGCCGACTCGGTCAACCGCAAGTTCACCCGCATGGCACTGGGCGGCGTACGCGACGAAGCCGAGATCCGTGGTCACCGCCGCACTTACATTGGCTCGATGCCGGGCAAGATCGTGCAGAACCTGTCCAAGGTCGGCACCAAGAATCCGCTGTTCCTGCTCGATGAAATCGACAAGATGAGCACGGACTTCCGCGGCGACCCGTCATCAGCACTGCTCGAAGTGCTCGATCCGGAACAGAACAAGGCGTTTCAGGACCATTACCTGGAGGTCGACATCGATCTCTCGGATGTCATGTTCGTCGCCACCGCCAACACCCTGAACATTCCCGGCCCGCTGCTAGACCGCATGGAGATCATCCGTCTGCCCGGTTACACGGAAGACGAGAAGGTCGCCATTGCCATGCAGTACCTGCTGCCGAAGCAGATCCGCGAGAACGGCCTGAAAGACAAAGAACTGGTGCTCGGTGAAAAAGCCATCCGCCACGTTGTGCGCACCTACACGCGCGAAGCAGGCGTGCGCAAGCTGGAGCAACAGATCGGCAAGATCTGTCGCAAGGTGGTCAAGCAGCTGCTCCAGGAACCCGCCAAAAAGAAGATCTCGGTCACCGAAAAGACGCTGGAGAAATTCCTCGGTGTCGAGCCCTATCGCTATGGTCGTGCCGAAGAGAAAAATCAGGTTGGCCAGGTCACCGGTCTGGCCTGGACCGAGGTGGGCGGCGAACTGCTGACCATCGAGGCCGCGCTGTCACCCGGCAAGGGCAAGTTGATCCAGACCGGCTCGCTCGGCACGGTGATGCAGGAATCGATCCAGGCGGCGCTGACGGTCGTTCGCTCACGCGGCCACCTGCTGGGCATCGACCCGCTGTTCAACGAGAAGTCCGACCTGCACGTCCACGTGCCCGAAGGGGCCACCCCCAAGGACGGACCGTCAGCCGGCGTTGCCATGTGTACCGCGCTGGTGTCGGCACTGACCAAAATTCCGGTGCGCGCCGACGTCGCCATGACCGGCGAAATCACCTTGCGCGGCGAGATCTTGCCCATCGGCGGTCTCAAGGAAAAATTGCTGGCTGCCCAGCGCGGTGGCATCCGCACGGTGCTGATCCCGCACGAGAACGTCAAAGACCTTTCTGAGATTCCGGACACCGTCAAAGCTGCGCTGCGCATCGAGCCAGTTCGCTGGATCGAGGAGGCCCTGCGCTTTGCCCTGGAGCGCATGCCGGAGGCGCTGCCCGAGCCGGTCATTCCGGCAGCGGATAACGATGCAGGGACCGGTACCGCCAGGGCGCACTGA
- a CDS encoding alpha/beta hydrolase, producing MLSEIPGSAAEAPSQLIANHGAIEVAWSLPRSAPLGWMVVGHPHPLFGGAMSNKVTSTLASAAAEMGWLALRFNFRGVGRSDGQHDGGRAETDDYLALAAALRAHLPTLPSVYAGFSFGGFVALRAAEQVPPTGVLTVAPPLTKYVDLPTPTVPSVPWWTLHGLDDDVVCVADNEAALVNANPPPHWVRVAGTGHFFHGQLAVIKSTTREFIEHLAI from the coding sequence ATGCTCAGTGAAATTCCCGGCTCAGCAGCCGAGGCGCCGTCGCAGTTGATCGCCAACCACGGCGCCATCGAGGTGGCGTGGTCGCTGCCACGAAGCGCGCCATTGGGCTGGATGGTGGTGGGCCACCCACACCCCCTTTTTGGCGGTGCGATGAGCAACAAGGTGACCTCGACACTGGCCTCGGCCGCTGCCGAGATGGGCTGGTTGGCGTTGCGCTTCAACTTTCGCGGTGTTGGTCGCAGCGACGGCCAGCACGATGGCGGTCGGGCGGAAACTGATGACTATCTGGCACTGGCCGCCGCCTTGCGCGCCCACCTGCCGACATTGCCTTCGGTGTATGCAGGGTTTTCGTTTGGCGGCTTCGTGGCCCTGCGTGCCGCCGAACAGGTGCCGCCGACGGGCGTGCTGACGGTCGCACCGCCGCTGACCAAATACGTTGACTTGCCGACGCCGACGGTGCCGAGTGTGCCTTGGTGGACCCTCCACGGCCTGGACGATGACGTGGTGTGCGTCGCCGACAACGAGGCGGCGCTGGTCAACGCGAACCCGCCGCCGCATTGGGTGCGCGTTGCGGGCACCGGACATTTTTTTCACGGACAGTTGGCCGTCATCAAGTCGACCACCCGGGAATTTATCGAGCATCTGGCGATCTGA
- a CDS encoding potassium/proton antiporter, with product MLIAPDLILLAGLLLAMSILATVITPRLGVPLLLVFLVIGMLAGVDGPGGIPFSDYGLANLAGMLGLAVILFDGGLRTSAVNFKTAIWPSVSLATVGVLLTAAITGAFAAWLLDLTWAEGLLIGAIVGSTDAAAVFALLSTRAMSLNTRVSSTLETESGTNDPMAVFLTLAVIGYLGSPNDYTLVDSLIFLVQQMGVGTLMGLTGGIALASTLNRLDLNDSLYPLMALAGGLLIFGLTDRLSGSGFLAVYLAGLWVGNHRVHALPNIRRFHDGVAWLAQIGMFVLLGLLASPSELVKVAVPGLLIALVLMLLARPVSVTIGLLPFRFPWREQVFVSWVGLRGSVPIVLATFPLIAGLDNAELFFNLAFIIVLVSLVVQGWTLAPIAQFLGLYVPNQTARTHRVDIDLPGTRDHEIVSYRLPKHSALAGQTIRDIELPDTIRIVAITRGNKLLASRNWGRLREADNVALLCDRSELEALDKIFEASAKPLKKEEQRFFGEFGLQPDAPMDQLAMIYGWTVSPHAAKLTVAEFLHSSLPNPVIGDRLRLGDMELVIRELKDDTIGAVGLRLPKTRPPSPRP from the coding sequence ATGCTCATCGCGCCTGATCTCATTCTGCTGGCTGGTCTGTTGCTCGCGATGAGCATCCTCGCAACGGTGATCACGCCACGCCTTGGCGTGCCCTTGCTGCTGGTGTTCCTGGTCATCGGCATGCTGGCCGGCGTCGACGGCCCCGGCGGCATTCCCTTCAGTGATTACGGCCTTGCCAATCTGGCCGGCATGTTGGGGCTGGCGGTGATTCTCTTCGACGGCGGCCTGCGCACTTCGGCAGTCAACTTCAAAACCGCCATTTGGCCTTCGGTGTCGCTGGCCACGGTCGGCGTGCTGCTCACGGCAGCCATCACCGGGGCCTTTGCCGCTTGGCTGCTGGACCTGACTTGGGCGGAGGGACTGCTGATCGGCGCCATCGTCGGCTCAACCGACGCGGCGGCCGTGTTCGCCCTGCTCAGCACACGGGCGATGTCGCTGAACACACGCGTCAGCTCGACCCTGGAAACCGAGTCCGGCACCAATGACCCGATGGCGGTGTTTCTCACCCTGGCGGTGATCGGCTATCTCGGCTCGCCTAACGATTACACGCTGGTCGACTCGCTGATTTTTCTGGTCCAGCAGATGGGCGTGGGCACGCTGATGGGGCTTACCGGCGGCATCGCGCTGGCATCGACGCTCAACCGGCTTGACCTCAATGATTCGCTTTATCCATTGATGGCCCTGGCCGGGGGCCTGCTGATTTTCGGACTCACCGATCGGCTGAGCGGCAGCGGCTTTCTCGCCGTCTACCTGGCCGGGCTGTGGGTCGGCAACCACCGCGTGCACGCCCTGCCCAACATCCGCCGCTTTCATGACGGCGTCGCCTGGCTGGCGCAGATCGGCATGTTCGTACTGCTGGGCCTGCTGGCTTCCCCAAGTGAACTCGTCAAAGTGGCGGTGCCAGGTCTGCTCATCGCGCTGGTGCTGATGCTGCTGGCGCGCCCGGTGTCGGTCACCATTGGACTACTGCCATTCCGCTTCCCGTGGCGCGAGCAGGTATTTGTCTCATGGGTGGGCTTGCGCGGTTCGGTGCCCATCGTGCTGGCCACATTTCCGCTGATTGCCGGTCTCGACAACGCCGAGCTGTTTTTCAATCTGGCATTCATCATCGTGCTGGTGTCGCTGGTGGTTCAGGGCTGGACGCTGGCGCCCATCGCCCAGTTTCTGGGGCTCTATGTACCCAACCAGACGGCCCGCACGCACCGCGTCGACATCGATCTGCCGGGCACGCGCGATCATGAAATCGTCAGCTATCGCCTGCCCAAGCATTCGGCATTGGCTGGCCAGACCATCCGTGACATCGAATTGCCGGACACCATCCGCATCGTCGCCATCACCCGCGGCAACAAGCTTCTGGCCTCTCGCAACTGGGGCCGCCTGCGCGAAGCCGACAACGTCGCCCTGCTGTGCGACCGCTCCGAGCTTGAAGCGCTCGACAAGATCTTCGAGGCCAGCGCCAAGCCACTGAAGAAAGAAGAGCAGCGCTTCTTCGGCGAGTTTGGTCTGCAGCCCGATGCGCCGATGGACCAACTGGCGATGATCTACGGCTGGACCGTGTCACCCCACGCCGCCAAGTTGACGGTCGCCGAGTTTCTGCACAGCAGCCTGCCCAACCCGGTGATCGGTGACCGCTTGCGCTTAGGCGATATGGAGTTGGTGATCCGCGAGCTCAAGGACGACACCATCGGCGCGGTGGGCCTCAGGCTGCCGAAGACCCGGCCGCCGTCGCCTCGGCCTTGA
- the mlaD gene encoding outer membrane lipid asymmetry maintenance protein MlaD, with amino-acid sequence MVNRSLEVLVGFFICLGIAAIFVLTFRVASLDSVGSGGDTYQVSGQFENIGGLKQGSAVTIAGVRIGRVSQIVIDPYTFKAAVHMTIDGQYDNLPEDSSASILTAGLLGEQYIGLTPGGMQDPLVDGSELMLTQSALVLENLIGQFLSNMASNQE; translated from the coding sequence ATGGTCAATCGCTCACTCGAAGTACTGGTCGGCTTTTTCATTTGCCTGGGTATCGCGGCAATCTTCGTGTTGACGTTTCGGGTGGCCAGTCTCGACTCGGTGGGCAGCGGCGGCGACACCTACCAAGTCAGTGGGCAGTTCGAGAATATTGGCGGTCTCAAGCAGGGCTCGGCAGTGACGATTGCCGGGGTGCGCATTGGCCGCGTCAGCCAGATCGTCATTGACCCCTACACCTTCAAGGCTGCGGTGCACATGACCATCGACGGGCAGTACGACAACCTGCCGGAAGACAGCTCGGCCTCAATCCTCACCGCTGGACTGCTCGGCGAGCAATACATCGGCCTGACACCGGGCGGCATGCAGGACCCGTTGGTTGATGGCAGCGAGTTGATGCTGACCCAGAGCGCCTTGGTGCTCGAAAATTTAATCGGACAATTTTTGTCCAACATGGCGTCAAACCAGGAGTAA
- a CDS encoding MlaC/ttg2D family ABC transporter substrate-binding protein: MRISPKFRLFVPVAMLLALAFGSARAEVVPPDELVKSVTAELRTAIAERRDELKADPDALAELIDEMVVPHFDIPRITRLVLGLHGREASPEQLERFGEAFKSMLFRSYANALVEYEDDVEIEWRPLRLAPDAKRATVQSTLIRKDAPPVPIGFVMQLKDDGWKVFDLTVENISLVNNFRAQLNNQIGRDGLDAVTEKLEGGEIEPKTPDVGEDD; this comes from the coding sequence ATGCGCATATCCCCCAAATTTCGACTTTTCGTGCCGGTGGCGATGCTGCTGGCGTTGGCCTTTGGCAGTGCACGGGCCGAGGTCGTCCCGCCGGATGAGCTGGTCAAAAGCGTCACCGCCGAACTGCGTACGGCCATCGCAGAACGTCGCGATGAGCTCAAAGCCGATCCTGACGCGCTGGCTGAACTGATCGACGAAATGGTCGTGCCGCACTTCGACATTCCGCGCATCACCCGGCTGGTGCTTGGGCTGCACGGTCGCGAGGCCAGTCCCGAGCAGCTGGAGCGCTTCGGCGAGGCTTTCAAGAGCATGCTTTTCCGCTCCTATGCCAACGCGCTGGTCGAATACGAAGACGACGTCGAAATCGAATGGCGCCCGCTGCGGCTGGCCCCGGACGCCAAGCGTGCGACTGTGCAGTCGACGCTGATCCGCAAGGACGCGCCGCCGGTGCCCATCGGCTTCGTCATGCAACTGAAAGATGATGGCTGGAAAGTGTTCGACCTGACGGTCGAGAACATTTCGCTGGTCAACAATTTCCGTGCCCAGCTCAACAATCAGATCGGCCGCGACGGGCTGGATGCGGTGACCGAGAAACTCGAAGGCGGCGAGATCGAACCCAAGACGCCGGATGTCGGCGAAGACGATTGA
- a CDS encoding ABC transporter ATP-binding protein, producing the protein MPSPALPDAAHDAREAPSLVKVRKLHFAHGSQVVYDGIDIDIARGKVTAIMGPSGTGKTTLLRLIGGQWRPAGGTVEFDGVNVHTLRRKSLYALRRRMGMLFQHGALLTDLSVFENVAFPLREHSDLPEALIHDLVLLKLDAVGLRGAAQLMPESLSGGMARRVALARAVVFDPELVMYDEPFTGQDPISMGVLMRLIRALNDALGLTSIVVSHDVGEVLSIADYAYIVAGGKVIAAGTPESLKQTDDPLARQFLRGEADGPVRFHYPAPPLAESLGGTRRP; encoded by the coding sequence CCCCCGCGTTGCCCGACGCCGCCCACGATGCACGCGAAGCGCCCTCATTGGTCAAGGTGAGAAAGCTGCATTTTGCGCATGGGTCGCAGGTCGTTTATGACGGCATCGACATCGACATTGCGCGCGGCAAGGTGACCGCCATCATGGGGCCTTCGGGCACCGGCAAAACCACCTTGCTGCGCCTGATCGGCGGCCAATGGCGGCCCGCCGGCGGTACGGTCGAATTTGACGGCGTCAACGTCCACACGCTGCGGCGCAAATCGCTTTACGCACTGCGGCGGCGGATGGGCATGCTGTTTCAGCACGGCGCGCTGCTCACCGACTTGAGCGTGTTCGAGAACGTCGCCTTCCCATTGCGTGAGCACTCCGATCTGCCCGAGGCACTGATCCATGACTTGGTTCTGCTCAAGCTCGACGCGGTCGGCTTGCGCGGCGCGGCGCAGCTGATGCCGGAGTCGCTGTCCGGCGGCATGGCACGGCGCGTGGCGCTGGCGCGTGCAGTGGTTTTCGACCCCGAGCTGGTGATGTACGACGAGCCGTTCACCGGCCAGGACCCGATCAGCATGGGGGTGTTAATGCGCCTGATCCGCGCCTTGAACGACGCACTGGGACTCACCAGCATTGTCGTCTCACACGATGTTGGCGAGGTGCTGTCGATTGCCGATTACGCCTACATCGTTGCCGGCGGCAAAGTGATTGCCGCCGGCACCCCCGAGTCGCTGAAGCAGACTGACGACCCGTTGGCCCGCCAGTTTTTGCGTGGCGAGGCTGACGGCCCGGTGCGCTTTCACTACCCGGCACCGCCACTGGCCGAGAGCCTTGGAGGCACGCGCCGCCCATGA
- a CDS encoding TatD family hydrolase yields the protein MIDIGANLAHESFDPDRAAVLARAWAAGVETVILTGSCRTSNQAVQHLALAAPDRLYCTAGVHPHHASDWTDEDARLITDLAAQPSLVSLGECGLDYYRDLSPRPVQRKVFIAQLELAVQLRKPVFLHQRAAHKDFHAILGEYRPALVDACVHCFTDTAEAADDYLALDCHIGITGWVCDKRRGAELRGLVPGIPLDRLMIETDAPYLLPGNVPKGQRPGKRHDDKPGIDGRRNEPAYLPWVARALAELRGEDEAVLQRASADNARRFFRLPASD from the coding sequence ATGATCGATATCGGCGCCAATCTGGCCCATGAGAGCTTTGACCCCGACCGCGCCGCCGTACTGGCCCGCGCCTGGGCTGCGGGCGTGGAGACCGTCATCCTCACCGGCAGTTGCCGCACCTCGAATCAGGCGGTACAACACCTCGCCCTCGCCGCCCCGGATCGGCTGTATTGCACCGCTGGCGTGCACCCGCATCACGCCAGCGATTGGACCGATGAAGATGCCCGGCTGATCACCGACCTCGCAGCGCAGCCCTCACTGGTCAGCCTCGGCGAATGCGGGCTGGACTACTACCGCGACCTGTCGCCACGCCCGGTGCAGCGCAAGGTGTTCATCGCGCAGCTTGAGCTGGCGGTGCAACTGCGCAAACCCGTGTTCTTGCACCAGCGGGCCGCGCATAAAGACTTTCACGCCATCCTGGGTGAATACCGCCCTGCGCTGGTGGACGCCTGCGTGCACTGCTTCACTGACACCGCCGAGGCAGCTGACGACTACCTGGCGCTGGACTGCCACATCGGCATCACCGGCTGGGTCTGCGACAAGCGACGCGGCGCGGAACTGCGCGGGCTGGTGCCGGGCATCCCGCTGGACCGGCTGATGATTGAAACCGACGCGCCCTATCTCTTGCCAGGCAATGTCCCCAAAGGCCAACGCCCCGGTAAGCGCCACGACGACAAGCCGGGCATTGATGGTCGCCGAAATGAGCCCGCGTATTTGCCATGGGTGGCCAGGGCGCTGGCCGAGCTGCGGGGTGAGGACGAAGCCGTATTGCAGCGAGCGAGCGCCGACAACGCGCGGCGATTTTTCCGGTTGCCCGCGTCGGATTGA
- a CDS encoding HU family DNA-binding protein, whose translation MNKTELVAAIAESADLSKADAARAVDAFFGVVGKQLKKKDKVSLVGFGTFLLRERAARTGRNPKTGAALKIKASKTPSFKAGKALKDLVK comes from the coding sequence ATGAACAAAACGGAACTCGTCGCAGCAATTGCGGAATCAGCCGATCTCAGCAAGGCCGATGCAGCACGCGCGGTTGACGCTTTTTTTGGCGTCGTCGGCAAGCAGCTGAAGAAGAAAGACAAAGTGTCACTCGTCGGATTCGGCACTTTCCTGCTGCGTGAGCGTGCCGCTCGCACCGGTCGCAACCCCAAGACCGGCGCTGCTCTGAAAATCAAGGCCAGCAAGACTCCGTCGTTCAAGGCTGGTAAGGCGCTCAAAGATCTCGTAAAATAA
- a CDS encoding TerB family tellurite resistance protein, which yields MLSKWLSRLNSTAERGQQDPADVSLATALLLHEVAMADANQDAVEVDQVLQEITEAFGLSAEQAETLKRQSAVAAERTVSLHGVVEALNASLDADGKRELCARLWRVAFADGHLDPHEEGLIRKLADLLFIPHPVFVQEKLKAEATAAGSSAA from the coding sequence ATGCTGAGCAAATGGTTGTCGCGACTGAATTCAACCGCCGAGCGGGGGCAGCAGGACCCTGCCGATGTGAGTCTGGCCACGGCGTTGTTGCTGCACGAAGTGGCCATGGCCGATGCCAATCAGGACGCCGTCGAAGTGGATCAGGTGCTGCAGGAGATCACTGAAGCGTTTGGCCTGTCGGCCGAGCAGGCCGAGACCCTCAAGCGGCAGTCGGCCGTGGCCGCCGAGCGCACGGTGTCACTGCACGGGGTGGTCGAGGCGCTGAACGCGAGCCTCGACGCCGATGGCAAGCGCGAACTCTGTGCGCGGCTGTGGCGGGTCGCCTTTGCCGACGGTCATCTCGACCCGCATGAGGAAGGCCTGATCCGCAAGCTGGCCGACCTATTGTTCATCCCGCACCCCGTGTTCGTGCAGGAAAAACTCAAGGCCGAGGCGACGGCGGCCGGGTCTTCGGCAGCCTGA
- a CDS encoding MlaA family lipoprotein, whose protein sequence is MNSRAVRIGLGLALLGLLGACAHRPTHDPSDPLEKVNRSVFAFNNVADDYVLEPVARGYVRVVPRPVRRGIGNFLSNLSYPVVIANDLLQLKFKQAARDTGRFLMNSTLGMAGLFDPASSVGLTDTNEDFGQTLGHWGVGDGWFLMLPFLGPSSNRDLVGLVADGYAQPINHVDLEHEDEIRIGLIVLGALDTRASLLGTEQLLREQFDPYVFLRTAYLDRRRDLVHDGNAPAEEIEYEEFDY, encoded by the coding sequence ATGAACTCTCGGGCTGTCCGTATTGGCTTGGGCCTGGCCCTTCTTGGCCTGTTGGGGGCCTGTGCGCATCGCCCGACCCATGATCCCTCCGACCCACTGGAAAAGGTCAACCGCAGCGTATTCGCGTTCAACAATGTGGCCGACGACTATGTGCTTGAGCCGGTGGCGCGCGGGTATGTGCGGGTGGTGCCGAGGCCGGTCCGCCGGGGCATTGGCAACTTCCTGTCCAACCTCAGCTATCCGGTGGTGATCGCCAACGACTTGCTGCAACTCAAGTTCAAGCAGGCCGCCAGAGACACCGGGCGCTTTTTGATGAACAGCACCCTGGGCATGGCCGGCCTGTTCGATCCGGCGTCTTCGGTTGGCCTGACCGATACCAATGAAGATTTTGGCCAGACCCTGGGGCATTGGGGTGTTGGTGACGGCTGGTTCCTGATGCTGCCCTTCCTCGGCCCGTCGTCCAATCGCGACCTAGTGGGTCTGGTGGCCGATGGCTACGCGCAACCCATCAATCATGTCGACCTGGAGCACGAGGACGAGATCCGCATCGGCCTGATTGTGCTCGGCGCGCTCGACACTCGCGCATCTCTGCTGGGGACCGAACAGCTGTTGCGCGAACAGTTTGACCCCTACGTCTTCCTGCGGACGGCCTACCTCGACCGTCGTCGCGACCTCGTCCATGACGGCAACGCGCCGGCGGAAGAGATCGAGTACGAAGAGTTCGACTACTGA
- a CDS encoding STAS domain-containing protein, whose amino-acid sequence MARLQGDLKFATVTGLLERSDELAGESLDLSDVGAIDSAGVAFLLALRRHAAARGRTLALHNAAPQISTLLRFYGVDTMFERESQP is encoded by the coding sequence ATGGCCCGGTTGCAGGGCGACCTGAAATTCGCCACCGTAACGGGGTTGCTCGAACGGTCGGACGAACTTGCAGGCGAATCACTGGACCTGAGCGACGTCGGCGCGATTGACAGCGCCGGCGTCGCCTTTTTACTGGCCCTGCGTCGGCACGCGGCTGCGCGGGGCCGAACGCTGGCATTGCACAATGCCGCACCGCAAATTTCCACACTGCTGCGTTTCTATGGAGTCGACACGATGTTTGAACGGGAATCCCAGCCATGA
- the mlaE gene encoding lipid asymmetry maintenance ABC transporter permease subunit MlaE — MRRLVATVAAVFAGIGRAQFFLINVLAALPAALARPRILAQQLHSVGVMSLIIVVLSGSFVGMVLALQGFRTLVRFGAEESLGVFVALVIVRELGPVVTALLVAGRAGSALAAEIGLMKATDQLSAMEMMATDPLKRVIAPRFLAMLISMPLLAAIFSVMAIGIAGGHAVGVSLLGIDDGSYWSQIRASVNAQDIVDSMIKSTLFGFSVAWIAMYQGYHAAPTSEGVSRATTSTVVLSSLVILALDFVLTAFMFR; from the coding sequence ATGAGACGCCTCGTCGCCACAGTCGCAGCGGTGTTTGCCGGCATCGGCCGCGCGCAGTTCTTTTTGATCAATGTGCTGGCCGCACTGCCGGCCGCGCTGGCACGGCCGCGCATCCTTGCCCAACAACTTCATTCGGTCGGCGTGATGTCGCTGATCATCGTGGTGTTATCGGGCAGTTTCGTTGGCATGGTGCTGGCCCTGCAGGGCTTCCGCACGCTGGTGCGCTTCGGCGCCGAGGAATCATTGGGCGTGTTTGTCGCGCTGGTGATCGTGCGCGAGCTGGGGCCGGTGGTGACGGCGCTGTTGGTGGCCGGTCGCGCGGGCTCAGCGCTGGCCGCAGAGATCGGCCTGATGAAGGCCACCGACCAACTGTCCGCAATGGAGATGATGGCGACCGATCCGCTCAAGCGCGTGATCGCGCCGCGTTTTCTGGCCATGCTGATTTCGATGCCGCTGCTCGCCGCCATCTTTTCGGTGATGGCCATCGGTATCGCCGGCGGTCACGCGGTGGGTGTGTCACTGCTCGGCATCGACGATGGCAGCTACTGGAGCCAGATCCGTGCATCCGTAAACGCACAAGACATCGTTGACAGCATGATCAAGAGCACCTTGTTCGGCTTTTCAGTGGCGTGGATCGCGATGTATCAGGGCTACCACGCCGCCCCAACGTCGGAAGGCGTTTCCCGCGCCACCACCAGCACGGTGGTGCTGTCGTCGTTGGTCATTCTGGCACTGGACTTCGTGCTCACAGCTTTCATGTTCCGCTAA